The Nitratidesulfovibrio sp. SRB-5 genomic sequence CACCTGGCCGACCTGCTGCCGCTGGTGTGTGCCGACGTGCTGCTGGTGGAGGGCGGCAAGAGCCTGGGCTGGTTGCCGCGCGTGCTGTGCCTGCGCGAGGCGGGCGAGGCCCAGGCCCTGGACAGGGGGCTGGCGCTGGCCACCTTCGGCGGGGTGGGCGCGGAAGGACTGCCCCGGTTCGACGCGTCCAGCGTGGACGCGCTGGCGGACCTTGTGGCAGAGCGCGGCTTCGTGCTGCCGGGGCTGGACTGCGGCGCCTGCGGGCAGCAGGACTGTGCCGGGTTCGCCCGCATGGTGGTGGCCCATCAGGCGGTGCCGGGCGACTGTTGTTCCATTGACGGGCCGCTTTCGGTGATGGTGAACGGGCACCAGCTGGGGCTGAATCCCTTTGTCGCGCGCATCGTTTCCGGTGCGCTGAAGGGTATGCTGGCGGAACTGAAGGGCTATTCGCCGGGGGCGGAAGTGGTCATCCGCCTTGCGGAGTAGGAATTGCCGGAAAAGCATGTGTCCACTCTTGTGAAAGACAGTGGCTTTCATGCTCTAACAATGTGCAATCGTTCGCTAAAAAAATCACAAAAACCTGTGGTGAAATGCTGGACTCCTGCCGGGAACTCGACTAAGCAGGAATTGTGTCTGGTTGGTTGCACAGTTCAGGTGCCAGCCGGGCACACGCCGCAGCACCTGCCGCATTTGGCCACGAGCCGGAGCGGGTGGCGTTACGGCGACCACGACATGGGAACTGCCGCCACGGCGTCCCCATGATGGAGAGACGAGAGTACCCACGCCCCCAACGGCGGGCCGCCGCCCTGCCGGGGGCGATTTGAGAGACGAGAACAACGGGGCCAGTGCTCCCGGCCCCGCCGATCATGCCTGTTCGGTTCTCCCTCTTGCCCTGCGGGGCCAGGGACGCCCACACCCCTGGCCCCACCCTCTCCTCCCTGCCGTTTTCTTGGTGAACGGCGCGTATTTTTCACATCGCCAGCCTCCACACGGCGAATCCGCCCTTGCACGGCCCGGTGAGTCGGCAGTCCCGGACCGATACGCTACAGGCGGTGCGCGTCCGCCGCTTCCCGGTTCCGCCCCGGCGGAACAGGCGAGACGACGCAGGACAGGCCCGGTGCCCCGTGCACCGGGCCTGTTGCCTTTTCGGCTCCCCGGTGCGGGCACGGCGCGCGTCAGACGCGCGTCCGGCGCACGTTCAACGCACGTCAGGCGGACGTCAGGCGGTCGTCAGGCGGTCGTCAGGGGGGGAGCGTCAGGGGGCGCACTGCAGGGCTTCGCCCCTGCCATACCCATCGTCAGGACGGAAACGGGGCGGGCACGCATGTGCCCGCCCCGTGGTGCGTTTGCGAATGTGGCGTGCGGCAGCGGTCAGCGCTTGCCGCCGTCCATCTGCTGGATGATCGCCCGCAGCCGCTGGGCCATCTGCGCCAGGGCGCGCACGGCCTCGCTTGCCGCCTCCATGCCCCGTGCCGATTCGGTGGCCACGTCGTTGACCTCGGTGACGGCCCGGCTGATCTGGTCCGACGCCGCCGACTGCTCTTCGCTGGCGGCGGCGATGGACTGCACCTGCCCGGCGGTGTTGTCCGCGAACTGCACGATGCGCCGCAGCGCACCGCCGGATTCGTCGGCAAGGCCGGTGGCGTCGGCCACGGCCTGGGTGGCCGTGTCCATGTTGTTCACGTTGCGCTGGGCCGCCGTCTGGATGGCCGAGATGCGCATTTCCACTTCCTTGGTGGCGTTGGTGGTCTTTTCGGCCAGTTTGCGCACTTCGTCCGCCACCACGGCAAAGCCGCGCCCGGCGTCACCGGCGCGGGCCGCCTCGATGGCCGCGTTCAGCGCCAGCAGGTTGGTCTGGTCGGCTATTTCGTTGATGACGTTGATGACCTCGCCGATGGATTCGGCGTCGCGCCCCAGCGACTGCATGTCGGTGCGCAGGCGGGTGGCGATTTCATGCACGCGCGAGATGGACTTTCCGGCGTTCTCCACCACCTGCGCCCCCTTCTGGGCTTCTTCGCGGGTGGACTTTGAGGCATCGGCGGCCAGGGTGGCGTTGCGGGCGATCTCCATGACCGTGGCGTTCATCTGATCCATGGCGGTGGCCGTCTCGGCCATGCGGGCGCGCTGCACCTCGGCCCCGGCGGACACCTGCTGGGTCTGGGCGGCCAGTTCCTGCGAGGCGTCGGTAAGGTCGCCCACGATGACGGCGGCCTCGGCGGCCACGCGGCGCATGGTTTCCACCAGCGCGTTCACTTCCTGTTCGCGCGCGGTGGCCGCCTGCATGGCGGCGCGGGCCTGCTCTGCCTGATTGCGGGCCTCGTCGCCCTTGGCGGAGCAGTCGTGCAGGGTTTCCTTCAGCCTGCCGACCATGGCCGTCAGGTCGTCGCGCAGCAGGCCGAATTCGCCCGCCATGCTGCCGCTGGCCGTGGCGTCCAGCCTGCCTGCCGCCACCTCGCGCGAGAAGGCCTGCAACGCGGCCAGCGACCGGGTAATGCCCGAAATCACGGCCAGCACGAACAGGGTTATCAGCACGCCCATGCCTGCCTCGATGACCGAGTTCACCATATTGACCAGGTCAGAGATTTCATCGGCCTTTTCTTCATAGGCCTTGCGGATGTCGGCCAGCGCCGGTTCCACGGCCCGCCCGGCCTGTATCATGGCGTCGGTTTCGGTCACCGTGCGGAACACTTCGTCCAGCGAGGCGTTGTAGCGGGACAGGGTGGAGCGCCCCTTGTCGCACATGGCGGCATTGCCGGGGTCCGCCGCGGCGATGCGTTGCAGCAGCGAATCCACGGTGCCGATGTGCTTGCGGGTCTTGTCGGCCCACTGCTGTTCCTTGCGCATGAGAAAGTTCTTTTCCTGGCGGCGGGCCTGCAACAATTCCGTGTTGGCGTCCACGGCCAGGGTGCGCAGCTCCAGCGCCCGTTCAACCTTGGCCGAGCCCACCCAGCTGGCGGCCACGATGGCGCCAAGGGCCACGAGAACGGAGGCGAGCAGCAGATACAGTCTGGTCTTGATCCCCATGAAGATGCTCCTCTTTGGGAAACGGCGACGGCGACGACACGGTCCACTGCGGTGTCCGCTCGCGGTGCGTCGGTTCAGTGTCAGGGAAGCAGCAAGCTTCGTTCCATAATTCACATGTAATTATTTATATGTTATTTTAAGATGTTGTCAGGATTCGGTGCGAGGGCGCTTGCTCCGGGAAGGAGCATGGGATAGCGTTGTGAAAAGTTTTGCAACATTTTGCATCGTGCGTGTTGCGTATCGCAGCACGATGCGGCGAACGGGCGGCGCGCGGGCAGGGGAAGGGAATGGCCGAAGGGACGACACAGGGCATGGCCGCGGCGCTGGGACCGCTGCTGCAAGGGCTGTTCGATCAGCCTGTGGCGGCGCGGACCCTGCTGGACCGCATCCCCTTGCCGCTGGCGCTGGTTTCCGCCGAGCGGCGGGTGGTGTTCCTGAATCAGGCGGCCTGCGCCCTTACGGCCATGTCGCCCGACCGGGCCCAGAACCTGCCGTGCCGCTACGTGTTTCGATGCAGCCTGTGCACCGGGGGCTGCCCGCTGGACGTGGTGGACAAGTCGCCCACGGCTGCCGTGGCCCCCGTGGCGCGCGAGGCGGACATCGTCAACGCCGACAGGGCGCGCATTCCCGTGCGGGTGACCTGCGGCGCGCTGACCGCCCCCGACGGCAGCCGGGTGGGCTACTTCGAGACGCTGGAGGATCTGCGCCTGTTCCGCCCGGCAGAGGCCCGGCCGGAGTGGCCGCAGGGCTTCGGCGACATGCTGGGGCACAGCCCCGAGATGGAGCGGGTGTTCCGGTTGTTGCCGGGCATCGCCCAGACGGATTCCTCGGTGCTGGTCACCGGAGAAACGGGCACCGGCAAGGATCTGCTGGCCGAGGCCCTGCACAATGCCTCCAACCGGGCCAAGGGGCCGTTTGTCAAGGTGAACTGCGGCGCCCTGCCGGAAAGCCTGCTGGAATCGGAACTGTTCGGTCACCAGAAGGGGGCCTTTACCGGGGCGTCGGAAAACAAGCCGGGCCGCTTCCGGCTGGCCCACAACGGCACGCTGTTCCTCACCGAAGTGGGCGACCTGCCCCTGCCGTTGCAGGTCAAACTGCTGACCTTCCTGGATGACAAGATCATCCATCCGCTGGGCTCCACGCGCGGGGTGCACGTGGACGTGCGCATCATGGCCGCCACCCACCGCGACCTGCGGCGCATGGTGCGCGAGGGGCGCTTTCGCGAGGATCTGCTGTACCGCCTGAACGTGGTGCGTTTTCACCTGCCGCCCCTGCGCGAACGCGGCGACGACATCGCGCTGTTTCTGGCGCATTACCTCAAGGTGTACGCGGGTATGTTCGGCAAGCGGCTGGCCGGGTTCTCCCCGGCGGCGGAGCGGGTGCTGCTGCGCCACGCCTACCCCGGCAACGTGCGGGAATTGCGCAATATCGTGGAGTACTGCGTCAACGTGTGCCAGGAGACCCACGTGGACGTGCCGCATCTGCCCCGCTACCTGCTGGAGGAAAGCGGCGAGCCTGATGCCCCCGATGGGGGCGGCGTGGCGACCGTTGGCCAGCGGGTGGGGGCGGGGGCGCAAGCCCCGCGTGGGGGCGGCGTGGCCGGGGCGGATTCCGGCGTTGCGGGCGCGGGCCTGTCAGGTCATTCGGGACACCCGGGGCATCCGGGTCATCCGGGTCATCCGGGTCATCTGGTGCAGGGCGGCCCCCCCGGTTCTACCGGCTCTCCCGGTTCTCTTGACCAGGGCATGCCCTCTGCCGGGGTGTCCCGGGAGGAGGCCACGTGGGCCGAGACGGAGCGCCGCCTGATCGTGGAGGCGCTGGTGCAGGCGCGCGGACGGCGCGGCGAGGCCGCAATGGCGTTGGGCTGGGCGCGAACCACATTGTGGCGCAAGATGCGCCAGTACGGGTTGGATCAATGAGCAGCAACGACAATGGCGTGGTGGCGTCCAGGGCGGACAGGCCCGGTGGGGGCACGCGCGGCAACGTGCTGGTGGCCCTGCACCGCGATGCGGTGGCGCCCCGCTTCGATCGGGCCACCGAGGCGTGGCTGGGCCGCATCGACAGCGAGGGCGGCCTGGCACGGTCGCGCACCATGGTGCTGGCCAACGCCTCCGCCGAGGAATTGTGCCGGATCATCCTGACGGAAAACGTTGCCGTGGTGGTCTGTTGCGGCATTGAACAGGAATTTTACGATTACCTCACCTGGAAGCGCATCACCGTGCTGGACGGCGTGGTGGGAGGACGTGATGCGGTCATCGGGGCGCTGCTGGCCGGCACCCTGAAGGCAAATGCCGTGCTGGGCGGGGTGTAGCAGGCAGTGCCCCGCCAGGCCTCGGCACAGGGAGGGGCGTTGGCGGGTCCGGGGTTTCGCCGCGTTTCAGGCCCGCGCTGTCGCCTGTCCGTCCCGTTTTTCCTGTCTTCCTTCCTTCCTTCCTTCCTTTCCTTCTTTCTTTTCTCCGACCTGCCCGTGTCTGCGTCCATGCCGGTGTGCCCGCTTTGCCCGGTCCCACTCCGTTAACAGAGTGATGGCGTCTGTGTTGCAAGATGTTGCATTATGATGCGCTGCGGGTGTGCTGCCGCTTCCCGTGACTGCCTTTGGGTAGGTGATGCCAGGGGGTGGATTTGGCAACATGCCGCAACCATAGGGTAACTATTGCTGGAACGGACATTGCTAACAAATTCACGATGTGCTTCCGCATGCACGGGTGAGCACTGCTTTCCGGCGTTGTTTCCCGCCCGGCGCGAAAAGGTTCGGGCCGGTCTGATCTCTGTCCGGCCCGGACAGGTCAGAAGGGCGCCCGAAACCTTGCATCCGGACGTGGCGCGGCAGCGGACCGGCGTGGCAACGGCCAACACACTAACCGGTTAACAAGACAGGGACCGGTGCATCATGTGGATGACCTCGGTGCTGGTGTTCGATACCGATACGTCCTTCGCCCGGCATGTGGCAGAACTGCTGGGTGGCGGCGGCAGCGCCTGCGTGGTGGCGGCCGAGCCGGACGATGCCCGCCGCCTGCTGGCCACCGGCGGTTTCAGCGTGTTCCTGTTCGGCTGTGCCGAAGGGCCACCCTGTCCCCTGGGGCTGCTGGATTCGGCGCGGCGACTGGCCCCGCACATGGGGGTGATCCTGATGGTCCGCCCCGACCAGGTGCGGCTGTCCATCCAGTGCATGAAGCGCGGCATCGACGATGACATCCTGATTCCCTTCGACATGGATTCCATGTTGCGCAAGGTGGCCTCGGTGGCGCAACGCCGCCGTCTGGCCCCCCCCTCGGCGCTGGCGACGGGGAGTGGCGCGCCCGGTTCGCGTGATGCGTCGTGACAATGCGGTGTGCGCCGGGTGTGCCGCTCCGGCAGGGGGAGGGGGCGCCGGGTCGTGATGGTGCGTTGCTGTCGTGACCGGATGCGACTGCACCGGCATGATGCGGTGTGCTGTCCGTGTGCCGATGCGTTGCCGCAGGCGTGGCGTTGCGATGGGTAGGGGTATAGGCTGGCAAATGGCGAAGGGTCGGCATGTTCCCCTGCATTCACTTGCGTCTGCGCACTCTGCGGCGTAGGGTGCTGTGCCCTGCATCGTCGTGCAGCACAGGAGAATGCAACGAAATATGAACCCTCGTGTACTTGCGGACCTTAGGAAATTTCTGAAAGTTGCCGATCATACTCCCGGCCGGTTGCGGCTCAAGGTGGACCTCGCCGTCCTGCGGCACCCGGCCGCCGCGCAGTTGCGCGCCCTGACGCCGGAAACCTGGCCGGGGCTGCGCGGGACGCGGTTTGACGTGTTCACCTCCACGCTCACGCTGGACTACGATCCGGCGGTGCTGCCGGGCGAACTGTTCGAAGAACTGCTGGCAACGCCCGACGATGAGCGGGCGGTGCAGCTTGCGGTCAGGTTGTGCGGCACCACGCACAGCTGACGGCAACGTGAAAATCATGTCGCGCATGCGGGGGCATGGCTAGGCTGGTCAGGCAGCATGGTGCCGCCTGGGCAGAACGGGGTTGGGTTGCACTGAATGGGCCGGATGGGGCACGCCGTGTTCCGATGCGTCCCCGGTTGCGTCTGCCGGAGCATCTTCAGGATGCACCGGCGGATGTGCCCGGCCAGATGTGCTCGGGCGGCGTAGCCTTGGGGACCGGCCAGACGGCAGCGCGGGGTGGTGGTGCGCCATCCGTGCTGTCGTGACGTCAACGTTCCGGACGGAGAAACACATGACGCTCGCCAAAAAGCTGATTCTGGGTTTCGGCCTTGTGCTCGTGCTGCTGGTTGCCATGGGGGGCATTTCCTACAAGGCCCTGTCGGACGCCACGCTGGGCTTCTCGGACTACCGGCGCACGGCCCGCGGCTCGCTGATGAGCGGGGAAATCATGTCGAGCATGCTCCAGATGCGTCTCGGCGTGCTCAGCTTCATGAACACCTCGTCCGAGGCCGCGTTGCGTTCCTATGAGGATGCCCGCGCGGAACTGGCCAAGGGCCTGGACGAGGCCGACAAGAACATGAAGAACCCGGCACGCCGCAAGCATCTGGCCACCGTGGCCGAGGCGCTTGCCCAGTACGCCGCTGGCGTCGACGAGTTGCACAAGTACGACCAGACGCGCCAGGACGAAATCCGCACCTTGAACACCATGGGGCCGCAACGCGTGCAGGCCCTTGCCCAACTGGCGGAAGCCGCCCAGCGCGAAGGCGACGTGGTGGGGGCTGCCCGGGCCGAGGCGGTCATGCGGGCCATGCTGGAACTGCGTCTGGCCGTGGTCAAGATGATGGCCGACACGGACGTGAAATGGCTGGAACAGGCCAAGCAGGAGGCCGTTCTGGTTGGCGAGGCATTCAACCGCCTGATCGCCGACGTGCGCAACCCGGTGCTGCGTGACAAGGCGCGGGAACTGTACCAACAGCGCACCGACTATTTTTCGGCGTTCGAACGCATGTCCGCCGCGGCCCTGAAGCGCGACGCGGTGTACAACGAGCGCCTGGCCAAGCTGGGCCCGGCCATCGCCCAGGCCTGCGACGCCATCCAGAGCAGCTACGAGGCGGAGCAGAACGAGATCGGCCCCCGCGTGCAGGCATCCAACGATCAGGCGCAGATGCTGACCGGCGTCATTGCCCTTGTGGCGGTACTGTCGGGCGTGACCATCGCGTGGCTGCTGATCCGGGTGGTCATGGCCCAGTTGGGCGCAGACCCGGCCGCACTGGCCGCCGTTACCCGGCGCATTGCCGCAGGCGACCTGGACGTGTCGTTCAATGCGGCCAGCGGCAAGCTGCGCGGCGTGTACGCCGACATGAAGGACATGGTGGACGGCCTTGTCTCGGTGATCACCGAGGTGCGCTCCGGTGCCGAAAACGTGGCCTCCGGCAGCGAGGAGCTTTCCGCCTCGGCCGAAACCCTGTCGCAGGGGGCCACCGAGCAGGCGGCGTCCATTGAGGAAATTTCCTCGTCCATGGAAGAAATGGCGGCCAACATCCGCCAGAACATGGAAAACGCCCGCCAGACGGAAACCATCGCCACGCAGGCAGCCACCGACGCGGAAGGCGGCGGCAAGGCCGTGGGCGACACCGTGGGCGCCATGCGCGAGATAGCAGCCAAGATTTCCATCATCGAGGAAATCGCCCGCCAGACCAATCTGCTGGCCCTGAACGCGGCCATCGAGGCTGCCCGCGCCGGTGAACACGGCAAGGGGTTTGCCGTGGTGGCGGCGGAAGTGCGCAAGCTGGCCGAGCGCAGCGGGCAGGCCGCCGCCGAGATCAGCGATCTGTCGTCCTCCAGCGTGGCCGTGGCCGAGCACGCCGGTGCAATGCTGACCAAGATGGTGCCGGGCATCCGCCGCACCGCCGAACTGGTGCAGGAAATCGCCGCTGCCAGCAACGAGCAGAACGTGGGCGCGGAACAGGTCAACAAGGCCATTGCCCAACTCGACCAGGTGATCCAGCAGAACGCTTCCGCCTCGGAAGAAATGGCGTCCACGTCCGAAGAACTGTCCAGCCAGGCCGAGCAGTTGCAGGCCACCGTCTCGCGCTTCCGCGTGGCGGCGCTGGACGACGGCCTGGTGCGCACCCCGCGCCGGGCACAGCCCAAGGCGACGCCCCGCGCCGTTGCGGGCCAGGCCCCGCGCAAGGCGGTGGCCGGCAAGGGCGGGCATATCGCGCTGGACATGGATGGCGATGCGGATGACAGTGAGTTCGAGCGCTTCTAGCGATTGTTTCCGAATGATGGTTTTCGTTCGTGGGCAAGGAAAGCAAGCCTGCCATGAGGGGTATGCGCTTGTCGTCTTTGACCGGGGCTTGGCCGTCAGGCGAGCTTGCGGGTAAGGCCAGCAGGAATGTCAGGCGAAGTTTGCCCTCGTTGCGCACGGTGTCCGCAGGGCTCGCAGACTAGGCCAGCGGCCACGCTTCGGAAGCCAACAGGCGAAAGAACAATCTGGAAACAGCCCCCAGCGCTTGGCTGCTTCGGGAGGGAGCATGTACGAAACCAGTCAGTATCTGACGTTCACCCTTGGCGAAGAGGTGTTCGCGCTGGACATCGGCACCGTGCGCGAGGTGCTTGAACTGACCGCCATCACGCGCATACCGCGCACGCCGGAATTCATGCGCGGGGTCATCAACCTGCGCGGGCGCGCCGTGCCCGTGCTGGAGTTGCGCCGCAAGTTCGGCATGGAGCCGACGACCGACACCGTCAACACCTGCATCATCATCGTCGAGGCCGAGCTTGAGGGCGAGGCCGCCGTCATCGGCACGCTGGTGGATTCGGTGCGCGAGGTCATCGAGATTCCGTCCGACGCCATAGAGCCCGCCCCGCGCATGGGCACCGCCGTGCGGCAGGATTTCATCAAGGGCATGGGGCATCGCAACGACGGCTTCGTGATCATTCTGGACGGCAATCGCATCTTCTCGGTGGAGGAACTGGCCGCCACCGGGGCCGCCATCGGCAACGTGCCCCTGACGGGTGACGGCGGCATGCCCGCCGCCGCGCTGGCTGGCGGCGAAGGCGCGCCCGCGTAGCGCGGACACGCTGCATACACCACGCACAACGGGCCGGGCGCATGCGTTCGGCCCGTTTTCGCGCCGTGCCGCAGGGCCTTGCGTCGCCCCGGTGTTCCGGGTAGCCTTGCTGATATTGGCCGTTGCCCGCCGCGATTTCCTGCGTTGCGGGCCCGGCCCGCAACGGGCGGCATGCCGCCGCAGGAGTTCGCGACAGGTGAGCGCCCCAGACGCCCCAGACGCACCAGGCGCACCAGGCGCCCCAGACGCCCCAGACGCACCCGGCGCCACGCAATTCGCCAGCCCCGGTGCCGCATCCCGTTCCGGGCGCGCCCGTGCCCGCAAGGCCGAATGCGCGCCCGGCAGGGCCGTTGCGCCGGGCATGGGCAACCTTGACCTTGCCGAAGCCCCGGTGTGCCAGCAGCACTGCGAGCATGCCGACGTCATCGCGCGGGTGCGCGCCCGCATGGCCCCGGACGAGGACATGGCCGAACTGGCCGCCACCTTCCGGCTGCTGGGCGACCGTACCAGGGTGCGCATTCTCGAGGCGTTGGCCGGTGACGAGTTGTGCGTGTGCGACCTGGCCGCCGTGGTGGGGCACAGCCAGTCCGCCGTTTCACACCAGCTGCGCCTGCTGCGCGCGGCCAAGCTGGTGCGGGTGCGCCGCGACGGCAAGAACGCCTTCTATTCCCTGGACGACGACCACGTGCGGCACCTGTTCCGCCAGGCGCTGGACCACGTGCAGGAAAGCCGCTGACCGGCGGCGCAAGGAGCGTTTCCATGTCCCAATTGTCCCGGTCGACCCGCGTGTCCGCGCCTTGCCCCATGGCCGCCCGCATGCGCGGGATCGCCCTGCGCGTGACCGCCTGTCTTGCGTTGTGCTGCGGCCTTGCCGCTCTGCCCGTGCCCACGCAGCACGGGGCGGCATCCACTCGGCCGGTTCAGTCCGCGCTGGCATTCCTGCCCGGCGAGGCCCGCGCGGAAATGACCGTGGGCCAGACCATCTACGTGCCGGTGTATTCCTCCGTGGTTTACGGAAACCGGGGCCGCACCCTGAACATCACCACCATGCTCTCGGTGCGCAACACCGACCAGCGCGCGCCCATCACCCTCATGGAGGTGCGCTACGTGGACGAGCACGGCCAGACGGTGCGCAGCTATCTGGACGGGCCGCGCCAGTTGCCGCCGCTGGGGTCCGCCCAGTTCGTGGTGGAGGAGTCGGACACCCTGGGCGGTTCCGGCCCCGCGTTCATCGTGGTGTGGCGTGCGGCGGCGCAGGTATCGCAGCCCCTGGCCCAGGGGGTGATGATCGGCACCGTGTCGTCGCAGGGCATCTCGTTCATTACGGAGGGGAAGGTCATCGGCGGCGTGAAGTAGCTGGCGTCGCAAGGGGCTTTCTGCTTCTGGCTAACCGACCCGAAGGGCGCGGAGCGTGCCCGTTGGGCGAGTCTGCGAGCCTTGCGGGCATCAAGCGCAGAGCGGGCAAACTGTTTTTTCCTGCCAGAGAACAAGACTCCCTCTTGCGACGCTACGGCACTCTTTCGTGGCGTTGCTGCCATGGGGGATACATGGTCAAGGTGCAATGCGCGGTCCTTCGGGGCCGCGTCGTTTTTTGTCCGTTCACATCCTGGCGCAGCCGGGCTCATCCTGGCGCAGCCGTTCATATCCTGGCGCAGCCGGGCGTAACCACATCATGTTGCCTGCGAGGGGGCGCCCGGCGTGGTTTTTCGTTGACAGGGGGAGGGTGTTCGGGTGAATTGGTTCAACCAGTGAGTGGTTGTACCAATTTCGCAACCGTTCGCGCAGTCCACATGCACCGGGAGGGCCGTTGCGTGAAAGCGCAGATGACCCCCGCCTTCAAGCCCGCACGCCGTATCCGCCTGCACGAGGAAATCGTGGGGCAGATCCGCGACCTCATCGAGAAGGGCGAACTGAAATCCGGCGACAAGCTGCCCCCCGAACGCCGCCTGGCCGAGCTGTTCGGGGTCTCGCGTCATTGCGTGCGCGAGGCCATCCGTTCGCTGGAGCAGCAGCGCATCGTCACCAGCCGCCTTGGCGACGGCACCTACGTGCTGGACGACACGGAAGAAACGCTCATCGAGCCGCTGGCCGCCATCATCGAGCAGCGCCGCGCCAAACTGCGCGAGGTGCTGGAATTCCGCCGCCTGCTGGAACCGCAAATCGCCGCGCTGGCCGCGGCACACGTCAGCGACGGCGACCTCGCGGCCCTGCGCCGCGCCCTGGACGCCCAGATCGCCGAGATCGGCGGCGGCAACACAGGCTCCGACGCCGACGTGGAATTCCACATGATCATCGCCCGCGCCACCCGCAATACGGTGGTGCAGGAAGTGCTGACCCGCCTGCACGACATCCTTACCGACAGCCGCGATTTCACCTTGCAGACCGAAGACCGCCGCCAGTGGGCCGTTGCGACCCACGCCAACATTCTCGCCGCCATGGAGGCGCGCGACCCCCAGGCGGCCTTTCGGGCCATGCACGAACATATTCTGCACGTCGAGGAAATAGCCCTCGAATGGTCGGGGGAATGACCCCCATGGGCAACCACGCATGACCACGCAAGCGGCAAGACCACTCACCCCGCGCCCCGGCGCATCCGGCACCGCCGGAATGTCCGGAGCGCCCCACGCCAACGACACCCAGGGCGATCCGCGTCCGGTGCGGGCACGGCCCGCGCCGCCCATGTTCGCCTGGCAACGGAGGGACATGATGAAGGAAGTTCGCGACAAGGCACGCCAACTGATGAAGGGCTACTGTAGGGTGTGCCCGGTGTGCAACGGCAAGGCCTGCTCGGGCGAGGTGCCCGGCATGGGCGGCCTGGGCACCGGCGCAACGTTTGCCGCCAACCTTGACGCCCTGGCCGCCGTGCGCCTGAACATGCGCCTGGTGCACGACGTGAAGGAGCCCGATACCACCACCACCGTGTGCGGCATCGCCCTGGACATGCCCGTGCTGGCAGCGCCCATCGGCGGCGTGTCCTTCAACATGGGCGGCGGCGTGAGCGAGGAAGACTACGCGGCTGCCGTGGTGGGCGGCTGCGCCGAGCGCGGCATCATCGGCTGCACCGGCGATGGCGTGCCCCCGTTCATCATCGACGCGGGTTTCGCGGCCATCACCGGCGCGGGCGGGCGGGGCATTCCGTTCATCAAGCCGTGGGACGGCGCGGAACTGGACGAAAAGCTGGACCGCGCGCTGGAACTGGGCTGCCCGGCCATTGGCATGGACATCGACGCGGCGGGCCTTGTGACCCTGCGCAAGATGGGCCGCCCCGTGGGCCCCAAGACCCCGGCGGAACTTTCGCGCATCGTGGCCAAGGTCAAGGCCCGGGGCATGGCGTTCATCCTCAAGGGCATCATGACCACCATCGACGCCAGCCTGGCGGTGGAAGTGGGCGCTGACGGCATCGTGGTGTCCAACCACGGGGGCCGCGTGCTCGACCATGCCCCCGGCACCGCCGAGGTGCTGCCCGAAATCGCCGACGCGGTGAAGGGGCGCATCGCCATTCTGGCCGACGGCGGCGTGCGCGACGGCGTGGACGTGTTCAAGATGCTGGCCCTGGGGGCCGACGCCGTGATGCTGGGCCGCCCCTTCTCCATCGCCGCCGTGGGCGGCCTGAAGGATGGGGTGACCATGCTGGTGGACAGCATCAAGGGCCAGCTGGTGCAGGCCATGGTGCTGACCGGCAGCGCCAATGTGGCGTCCATTGGCCGCCACGCCCTGCGCATGTGATTGCAAGTGGCCGTTTCGCGTGCTGGCCGTAAGGCCAGCAAACGAAAAACCGCATTTGCACTGTGACGGATATCCGGTTCGGCGGCTGCCCGTGCAGGCAGTCGCCGGACCACCAAAACGGTGTTCGGCAAACCGGTGTTCGGCAAACCGGTGTCCGGCAAGCCGACGTCCGGCAAACCGGTGTCCGGCGGAACGCCGCGCGCCATGGCCGGA encodes the following:
- a CDS encoding methyl-accepting chemotaxis protein, with the protein product MGIKTRLYLLLASVLVALGAIVAASWVGSAKVERALELRTLAVDANTELLQARRQEKNFLMRKEQQWADKTRKHIGTVDSLLQRIAAADPGNAAMCDKGRSTLSRYNASLDEVFRTVTETDAMIQAGRAVEPALADIRKAYEEKADEISDLVNMVNSVIEAGMGVLITLFVLAVISGITRSLAALQAFSREVAAGRLDATASGSMAGEFGLLRDDLTAMVGRLKETLHDCSAKGDEARNQAEQARAAMQAATAREQEVNALVETMRRVAAEAAVIVGDLTDASQELAAQTQQVSAGAEVQRARMAETATAMDQMNATVMEIARNATLAADASKSTREEAQKGAQVVENAGKSISRVHEIATRLRTDMQSLGRDAESIGEVINVINEIADQTNLLALNAAIEAARAGDAGRGFAVVADEVRKLAEKTTNATKEVEMRISAIQTAAQRNVNNMDTATQAVADATGLADESGGALRRIVQFADNTAGQVQSIAAASEEQSAASDQISRAVTEVNDVATESARGMEAASEAVRALAQMAQRLRAIIQQMDGGKR
- a CDS encoding histidine kinase, whose product is MWMTSVLVFDTDTSFARHVAELLGGGGSACVVAAEPDDARRLLATGGFSVFLFGCAEGPPCPLGLLDSARRLAPHMGVILMVRPDQVRLSIQCMKRGIDDDILIPFDMDSMLRKVASVAQRRRLAPPSALATGSGAPGSRDAS
- a CDS encoding dinitrogenase iron-molybdenum cofactor biosynthesis protein; its protein translation is MSSNDNGVVASRADRPGGGTRGNVLVALHRDAVAPRFDRATEAWLGRIDSEGGLARSRTMVLANASAEELCRIILTENVAVVVCCGIEQEFYDYLTWKRITVLDGVVGGRDAVIGALLAGTLKANAVLGGV
- a CDS encoding sigma-54 interaction domain-containing protein; this translates as MAEGTTQGMAAALGPLLQGLFDQPVAARTLLDRIPLPLALVSAERRVVFLNQAACALTAMSPDRAQNLPCRYVFRCSLCTGGCPLDVVDKSPTAAVAPVAREADIVNADRARIPVRVTCGALTAPDGSRVGYFETLEDLRLFRPAEARPEWPQGFGDMLGHSPEMERVFRLLPGIAQTDSSVLVTGETGTGKDLLAEALHNASNRAKGPFVKVNCGALPESLLESELFGHQKGAFTGASENKPGRFRLAHNGTLFLTEVGDLPLPLQVKLLTFLDDKIIHPLGSTRGVHVDVRIMAATHRDLRRMVREGRFREDLLYRLNVVRFHLPPLRERGDDIALFLAHYLKVYAGMFGKRLAGFSPAAERVLLRHAYPGNVRELRNIVEYCVNVCQETHVDVPHLPRYLLEESGEPDAPDGGGVATVGQRVGAGAQAPRGGGVAGADSGVAGAGLSGHSGHPGHPGHPGHPGHLVQGGPPGSTGSPGSLDQGMPSAGVSREEATWAETERRLIVEALVQARGRRGEAAMALGWARTTLWRKMRQYGLDQ